A genomic segment from Streptomyces sp. NBC_00654 encodes:
- a CDS encoding oxygenase MpaB family protein, with translation MGRYSRLREVRRMDPTRDYAEILRLITQYEFPWDYRQGVSIAFLRDFGVPRISVLLDRTQEFERAGQKRYDDTVLIGYEMARDGFDSARGRAAARHLNRIHGRYRIPNEDFLYVLATTVVGPKRWIDRFGWRPLCAQEIEALTQVGRKTAAVMGIEGAPVTYEGFERLLDSYEERMFAYDPANRRVANATFRTMASRYPRPVRPLAARFSLALLDEPLLRALGFRVQPRPVRAAASGALRARSRLVRLLPARPGWLPSRPQPRSYPFGWRLDDLGPHWARSRPLEPLPDEVRAAAAAPTARKPS, from the coding sequence ATGGGCCGCTACAGCCGTCTCCGAGAGGTCCGACGGATGGATCCCACCCGCGACTACGCCGAAATCCTCCGGCTGATCACGCAGTACGAGTTCCCCTGGGACTACCGCCAGGGCGTGAGCATCGCGTTCCTCCGCGACTTCGGGGTCCCCCGGATCTCCGTACTCCTCGACCGCACCCAGGAGTTCGAGCGGGCCGGACAGAAGCGGTACGACGACACCGTCCTGATCGGGTACGAGATGGCCAGGGACGGCTTCGACTCGGCGCGCGGCCGGGCCGCGGCCCGTCACCTCAACCGGATCCACGGCAGGTACCGCATTCCCAACGAGGACTTCCTCTATGTGCTGGCCACGACCGTCGTGGGGCCGAAGCGGTGGATCGACCGGTTCGGCTGGCGTCCGCTGTGCGCCCAGGAGATCGAGGCACTCACCCAGGTCGGGCGGAAGACGGCGGCCGTGATGGGCATCGAGGGCGCTCCCGTGACGTACGAGGGCTTCGAGCGGCTCCTCGACTCCTACGAGGAGCGGATGTTCGCGTACGACCCGGCCAACCGGCGGGTCGCGAACGCCACGTTCCGGACGATGGCGAGCCGGTATCCGCGCCCGGTGCGCCCGCTGGCCGCACGCTTCTCGCTCGCGCTGCTGGACGAGCCACTGCTGCGGGCGCTGGGCTTCCGGGTGCAGCCGCGCCCGGTCAGGGCGGCCGCGTCGGGTGCCCTGCGGGCGCGGTCGCGGCTGGTGCGGTTACTGCCGGCCCGGCCCGGGTGGCTGCCGTCGCGCCCGCAGCCACGCTCGTACCCGTTCGGCTGGCGACTGGATGATCTCGGCCCGCACTGGGCGCGGAGCCGCCCGCTGGAGCCCCTGCCCGACGAGGTCCGGGCCGCCGCCGCGGCGCCCACGGCGCGGAAGCCCTCCTGA
- a CDS encoding TetR/AcrR family transcriptional regulator — protein sequence MPALSTNEALLARALTEIPPSDALSEQILDAAREQFITFGLRRSTVDDVAKRARVSRVTVYRRIGNKDSLVSACLLREYRRFVVEVDDAVAALPTIEDRLVEGFTAVLKHIREHPLVGGLLRLEPEIMLPFLTLESGPAFLAMRGYVAGRLRQVRRAEGRPESDPTPVAELMVRITVSFLLNPVSCFELDDDEQVRAFARRYLVPLLAAG from the coding sequence ATGCCGGCGCTGAGTACCAACGAGGCACTGCTCGCGAGGGCGCTCACGGAGATTCCGCCGTCGGACGCGCTCAGCGAGCAGATCCTCGACGCGGCGCGTGAGCAGTTCATCACCTTCGGGCTGCGCCGGTCGACCGTGGACGACGTCGCCAAGCGGGCGCGGGTCTCGCGCGTGACCGTCTACCGGCGGATCGGGAACAAGGACAGCCTCGTCTCGGCCTGTCTGCTGCGTGAGTACCGCCGGTTCGTGGTGGAGGTCGACGACGCGGTCGCCGCGCTGCCCACCATCGAGGACCGGCTCGTCGAGGGCTTCACCGCCGTCCTCAAGCACATACGGGAACACCCGCTCGTCGGCGGTCTGCTGCGGCTCGAACCGGAGATCATGCTGCCCTTCCTCACCCTGGAGAGCGGGCCCGCCTTCCTCGCCATGCGCGGATATGTGGCCGGCCGGCTGCGCCAGGTGCGGCGGGCCGAGGGCCGGCCGGAGAGCGACCCGACACCCGTCGCCGAACTGATGGTGCGGATCACCGTCTCGTTCCTGCTCAACCCGGTCAGCTGTTTCGAGCTGGACGACGACGAGCAGGTCCGCGCCTTCGCGCGCCGCTATCTCGTCCCGCTGCTCGCCGCCGGCTGA